The nucleotide window CATCAAGCTAAATGAAGTACTTTTATGATATAAAAACTATACAACTGCACGCTTTTGTTAGCAACTGCAGCAACCAACAAAACTGCAAACAGAATGAATTGCTGTATACAACTTTCTACATAAACTTTTTCTGACTTCTAGGCACATGTTGTGAAAATAGGTAAAATACgcgaaaattaaacaaaagtttcTGACTAGTTGCAATATCTGCACTTggcaaatttcaattttatttggtGTTTGGTTGTTTTTAATCTTTATAATATATGAGATTTGCTTCTTTGTTTAATAGTAATTTTATCTAAGTCGGAGATTCCTTCGACAAGCACGGCTACTCCAACAACCGCCAGCCCAGGTACCAAAAATGTAGAAATTTATTCTGGCAACACAATTACGTTCAACAATTAACTCTCGGCTATAAATAAAAGAAAGTTAAACTGTATACaaagacaagaaaaaaaaatttgcattctGCGTTTATAATTGAACATGTTatcacttttttaattattcgtTTACATTCACAGGCGACTCCAGCACTATTTCTACTGGAAGTAGCTCAACTACTGATATCACAACATGTAATTATATTGAAAGCAATATGGTTAAAATGGAGCTTTAGTAAaaggttttataaaataaatcatcCAACATGGTAGAATTGCAACTGATGCATAACCACGCAAAGCCTAGGATGCAACATAAACTAATTAAACTTATATCTTTCATTGCAGACAACAGGTTACTCTGTTACCAGTGTGATGGTAGAGCAAGCGAAAGAAATAACTGTTCCGACGAGAATTTCGATGGCacacatttaaaatattgtcCACTTGGAAGCGAATACTGCAAAATTACAACAGCATGTAAGTaaaagaacaaataaaatactaaaagcgttaaataattttttaaaatacttttcggTGTTTAGTGCTTCTATAGACGGTTGGCCTCGGTTTAACAAAGATGTCAGCAAGTTACGTTTTATcacaattttgtaaataaagtGTTACAAAGCTAATTATCATCGTTTTTATAGACACCATTTCTCCAAGAGAAGCTTTATGGGTCATCAGAAGTTGCTCGGATACATTCGAAGAGAAATACTGTTACTTTCAAGAACAGGCTGAAATCTGTACAGAACTTTGTTCTACAGGTAAATAAGTTTGTCAAAAGATTTGCGATAGATTAAAAACCATATAATGTATATTTATCTTTTACTTAATATTTTCTATTAAACAATTGATTCTTTAACGAATCATGATTGTTGCTTGTTTTTCATAGACGGTTGCAATGGAAGTAGGCGGGTCGCGTCCGCCAGAGCggctttgttgttgttgttgggttttgtttttgcaattttcctCTCCCTTTATTAATTATGACTTTATTGGGAAAGAGTTTAGTCATGATGATTATTCTTTTTGTTGAGCACAGGAATGTCGTTTCTCTTTTTCAgataccgtaaaacctctatttgagCGCCTCCCTCTAAttgaacgccacctctaatagaacaccACATTTAGTGGCGGAATTGTATTAGCAGGTTTTTGTGATTACTTACCAGTAATCACCCTGTATTAGTATATTTTCTAATTACCTGTATATACCGGTAAATGTGTTtggtgttttttattttcattaataaactttatttcaaaattctgaCCAGCTAGtcgaaaaatagagcgccaacCTTTAATTGAAcgtcacctctaatagaacgccacttttaaacaagagttgaaaaatagagcgctatggcggtgaaatagaggttttacggtaaattaagcaaatgtattatttttatatttaaatacagattttgtttaatttaacttataagtattttgtattaaacttataaaaaaatgacGCAATCACGCCATTGTTTAAAACTAGGTCAATTTATCGGCTGTGATAATGTCAGCATTTTCAGTAGGGCTACATTTTGCAGTGCACCGATTGTGGTAAACGACTGGCAATTTCTTTTCCGTTTAAgtgttattttaaacaatgaatttattgtaataaaatgaTTGGCAACTTATTTTTGCGTGTAAATGTTATTATTGTAAAGTCGATGGGGCATCATTTATCAACAAATATTGCTAGAAATCATCTACGTGCCTCTGTATACACATTTATTATCTACATTTTTATGCCAATGGAATGTTCATCTGAATACAAATATCTTTCAAACGCCCACGGAatgatttttgtaatttgtatttttaaagtaaatataggctatagcttaaaaatcaaaagaaaCCTAAAAGTGAACTTAACATTTTAAACTTGTACGTAAACTTGAGAATCAAACTTGTAGATTTGCAGTATATTTCGTCACGATTAGTTACAATATTAATATTGGAACTCAGACGCAACACAATTTCCATTAATGTTTTTTCGCTTTTCTGATTTACATGACTTTTATGACATGTATTTTCAAGGGCTAGCGTTGCTTCTAGAATTTTGCAAACTGTTTCAATAAACTTTCATCCAAAGTTTACAAAGTCATTACTTAAACTGACACAAGAGCATTGTCCAAACCGTACgttcaaacaaaacataaacgtGAATCAACAGTGCAAATATGAAAATTTAGGaggcaaatattttgcagcaGCGTCTAATATTGACTAAGTAGAAAGATCgcaataaatttgtttgaaaaaaacacTAAAAGGAGCGGTTGGTTCTTCCATAAAAACAGTTTCATTATGAAAGTACAGCATATTACGAGGAATAAAGTTAAATCTGCATAAAAGTTAGGACAGTTTGAACTCTGCTTAAAACTGCCTTTAGGCGTTCTACTCGTGAAAATACTGTATCTACGGTACCTGAGTtagctttaaaaaatgttcCATGTATTGCTGATCGTCAGCACaatagaaatattttagtatttaaCCCGAGATGAATAGTTATAGTTGATTAGCACAAAAAGGTTGTATTGActtaaaattgattttgatTTACAAACGCTTAATAAGCTATATCAAGTTAAATAATATCAAacttgttgaaaaaaaatcaagaatGCAAAACTTGTTTCTGATCCTATTTTTTGGGCTCGGTTTGTTTACAGTTAAAGGTAAGTCtatcattttgttttcacCTCTAATATTAATGACATATTAGTTTCTACTTTCAAACTGAAATGGATTCAAATTGGTAATTGGAGGTAAAAATACAGAGTTTTCAGCGGTGTAAATTTTtcgataaaatttttttatgttttacaacGCCAAAGTTACAACATCAAGTTAAGTTTTCATGAGTTGATGGTAATCTGGCCTTTTGCGCCATCGTCATAAACTGCTTGATTCGACGTTGTAGAATATTTGTTTAGTAATATGCCGTTAGAAGTCGTACTGTATATAAGTGTTACGATAAAGGTAGGGATAAAACCAGGTTCGATATCACTATAACGGCGAGTGGTGTCGCCACAAACACTATAAGggatttaacaaacaaaacagtgAAAATACAGCGATAAAAACTGTCAGTTATAAGAAAAGCGAGTAGATAGGATAGACCATACAAAGAATAGAGCCGTGGCTGCTATAGATataacaataagtgatgaacAACACATTTAACTGCGATTGAGAGCGGGTACCGTTATAACAAGACGTTCTACATCAGATGAAACTAAAACACCTCTTCTGCTCTACGATGAAAACAACTCAGAATATATAAGAGCAAACGCGGTAATGGAACGGCAGGAATGTTGTGACTTGTGACACGGGATGAAAAGACGGAAATGTTACAAAGTGTGCGTGGTGCGCGCAATCAACGCTAACTGGAAAGGAGTGTCGAAGACTAGGATAAAGAAGCCCAGGGAAAGAAGGACAACCCTAAAATCATGATAAAAGCTAGCAAAATGAGCAAATAAACCACAAACACACACAGTAATATAAAACTAGTGACTATATTATACGCATCTTCATTCCTATCATATTTCTTGTCCCATATCATGGCCGAAGATCCACAAAGCGTGTTTCAtaagaataaaattaaataaaacaatttcaaatagCAAATAAACAATAGGTGGCAAGCAATTAGAGAGAAACATACTTTAACCCTTTTTTCTGTTGACTATTTCAGCGTCGGCTTTAGATTGCTTTCAGTGTTTTTACACTTATGGTTCTTCTTCTACGGATTGCATTGGTCCAGTTTCAAATAGCGCATTGTTAAAATCCTGTGCGGTCGGACAAGATTATTGTTCAACGGTTTCTACCAGTAAGAATCAAATTTGCTGCACGGCTTCCATGAAAGCGGAGAAAACATTCTTACAAACGTTAAGTTATATATTTTCACAGCGGGTAGTGTTGGTGACACAGTTGTTCGTGGTTGCTCATTCTATCCTGCACCGTACACTTGTTATACTGCAGGGGTAATTCGAAGCTGCTCGTCTACCTGCAAAATCTGTGAGCTGATTTTTGCCACAAACCTGAGATTGATGCTGTGCTAAATCGTTAATGGTTATTAAATAGTATAAGATTCTCTAACTATAATTTTATAGTTTCATATTTAAACTTGCCGCATATTTAGCTGGATGTAACAATGAAGCAATTGAAACTCATCAGCAAAACCCATCAACACCAGGTAAAGTACCTAGGTTATCAAGATTGCATAGCGTAGCCCAAAAGATCatggtaaaatttgaaaactttttataacAGGAAGCAGTTCCTTAAAATGCTACCAATGCACATATTCCTCGAAAAGTGGTGGAACTGAATGCTATGGGCCATCAATAAATTCCAACTACCTTATGAACTGTCCTGATGCTGGTCAAAAGTATTGCTTGACAATCACTAGCAGTAAGGATTCGTGTCTAAAACCTGATTCTTTTTACGTAGACAGCAAATATCTTGACGTTATGCAAAATTTGAATTGTAGATTCTGATCAGAGCGTCGTTGAAAATACAATAACCCGAAGTTGTTCTTCAGTACTTGTATTAAGCGGATGTGCAACAATTGAGGGAGTCACTTCATGCACTTCAACATGCAATACAGGTCTGCAACTACGATTTTATATCTGTTTTCTAGAACATTTCAGTGTGGAAATGTATTCTATAGTTGATGATATAATTTTTGGCATAATAGGTATAAAAAGGTGCCATGAAAAGTGCTTTACGATTAGGATTTAAAgaacaactaaaaatatttttgcagatGGATGCAATAATCAAAATACTATTGGTGTAATTGACTCTGACCCTGAAGGTACGTATTTCCCTCAAAAACCTTATTGTGTGGTTAAATCATTTAATATACCTTAATATTCGATAATAGCTAAAATTGTTGTCAAAACTGaactttaaaatacttttacagTTGCATAATAATTTTAGACGGCCCTCTCCAATGCTATCAGTGTCAATATTTTTCTGGAAGTAGCAGCGATTCTTCGTGCAAGGAAAAGGATGTTGACGAGGCACATTTATTAGCGTGTCCTAACAACGAAAATTACTGCACAGTGATGAAAGTTtgtaagtaaatatttgtatagTTCAATGAACGTCGTTATCGCGATACTAGCTTGAATAAAGAAATCAATTTATGGGTTTTCGTTAGCGGGAACGGTTAACGGCCAACAATATGAAATGATCTCTCGAGGGTGCTCCAGCCAGCCGTTGACTTCGGATTGCTCAACTGTTTCTGGGCTTAAAACTTGTTATTCCAGCTGTAGCACAGGTctctgattattattattattagtttcTACTGCTAGTTTGGATTGATGTGTGCATGCGTGCGTGCGTGTCTATGTTTTAGTGTATTTAGTACAAATTTTCGTGCGTGTGCTTCAGGAtcattttataacattttcgCTTTGTTTTTTGCAGATGGCTGCAACGGAAGTGatgtttttaaagtaaaaattatcGCTATAATACCCTTGACTATGATTAGCACGTTTCTATTAGTTATGTAACTACTGCACAACATGCAGCAAAAGAAGAAACATAATTGCAGTATGGCCATTAATTCAAAACGGGActttaatttttagaaaaataaacttcttGCAATACATATAATAATAGTGGTAAAGGGCTTATGTTTCTTACCTAGATgagtaaatgtttttcaaatctTTCATAAATAATTCAATTGCCATCGCCAGATGATGGAACTTTAAAGCAAAACAACTTGCAAATCGCAATAAAGTTGAATTAAAATCTCAAGGAATAGAACTGCAGCGGTGTGTCTTCCACTTATCATTTGTAACGCCAGATTATTAGAAATTGTCTCTGGAAATTGGCACTATATATAATTTAGAGGTGTGATATGAATGATTGAGCTATgaattttataacaatttCGTATACTGTCTCATACTCCGACACTTTTTAGCTTAAAGTGCTATGTCAATTTGTtactttgtgtttttgtaaataccACTGTAAGCTGGTAGTATTATACAGAGACCTTAATACAAAATCTCTGAGTGTTTTGTGGGCCAGGAAGCGAGGCGTGTAGCTGTAATGTGAGAAGTTTAATTGGAATCAGATATCACATCCTAGTAATTAACTATCATATAAACTCGCCGTAGATTGGTAAAATAAGCTTGTAGCTTTGCTGTTTATGATAAGTTATAAGTTGTGAGTCATCGCATAGTCGCATCGCAGTTAGTTCGTAAAGTTTTGCATTAAAGATGAATGAAGTTACTACTCGAATCGTCTGCAAGCAGGATATTTGCATCTGCTCGATTTGTTGCTTTTTGCTTCGTGTTACTTTCTCCACACAACAATTTCCTCCTTAAAGATTCGTGTttatatttacaaaatgtgaTAATAGCTTTAAATCAATATAGAGTATTATAATTAACAATTATGCATTTAATAACTGAATGCTTGAACTatgaatttcaaaacaatatcGTGCTCTCTTATACAGTACTCTCACGCTTTTTAGCTTGGAATGCTTTGTCAACTTGTTACCGTGGATTTTGTGAATATTAAGCTGGCAAATTGTACATAGTCCTCAGCACATAATGTCTGAGCGTTTTGTTGCTGTATGTTAGCCAGGAAACTGGCAAGACGTATAACTGTAATGCGAAAGGTTTACTATGACTATAGAATCAGATATCACATCCAAGTAATTAACTAGTAAGCAATATCCTTACCGGAGAACGGTAAACTAAGTTTAAAGCTATTGCTTTGTTGTTCACTATAAGTTGTAGGTACCGAGTCCAGTGAGTTCTATGTGGTGAGCGCTGATTCATTGAACATAGAATGCTGTCTCAATTGCGCTCGCCACACGCCAGCTGGTTCAGTTAGTTCTAATAGTTTTGTATTGGAAATCAATACACTTTCCACTCCAAacgtttgcaaataaaatgtttgcatctGCTCTATTTGTCTTTTTGCATCTTGTTACTCGATTTACTCAACAGCTTCCTATTTAACGATCcgtttttatatttacaaaattcgATAAGATATAATATAACATAATTAACTACATACATATAATTAGTACATATCAGCACATACAATTAACTCATTTACAAGAAGGCAATATAGCTGAGTTGCTTGACAGATGTTTCTTGAGTAAAAAATCCACATTATAACAAACGTCAAAAGGTTATTTCTTTGTTGTCTGAACTCTTTTTAAATCAATCATTTGCCGGACTTGCAAGGAGAATGTAAACATTGAACACAATTTCAAACTTCTCGTTTGCATCATTTGAATTCCAGATCTTCATCATATTCTTGGTAACTGCTTGAACGACGTCAAACTTTTCAACGTCGATTTGTATTACGTCACCAAATATTTCGTTTAGCTTttgctgttttgttttaagatcCCCCAAGCCCATGATAGAAGAGATGAAGCCACAAATCCCGGACAACGTTGTTGTATTTGCGATTGTAATGTGATCCACACGTTCCTTCAATGAAAAGGGGATTTCTTTAAACAGATCTCGGTAACCGTTGACCAATTCCAGAtccatttttttataaaatttttcatccaaATCTGACACAGATCCAAGATCTCTCAACAACCTCACACTCTGTTCAAACGCAGTTgacatttgttttgtttctacGTCTCCCACACGAGCAATCGACTGAATCCAATATCCAAATATGGCCATGCATCCTCCTGGTTTGAGGACTCGTGAAACTTCTTCGAAAAAGCTTGGTAAATCAAACCAATGGGCAGACATGGCAGCAGTCACTAAATCAACACTCATTTTTTGAAATGGCAATTCCTCAGCCCTTCCAACCAAATATTCAACATTTTCAAACTGGTTTTGCTCTTTTGCTAACTTTATCTGGCATTCGCTGGCATCCACCCCCACcacatttttgaaataaggAGCAAACATGCTGCTTCCCTGGCCATTTCCGCATCCAACATCTACTGATAAATCAAACGTAGAAGATAAATTACCATCTTTGAGTTGATATTTCATATAATTTATAATGACTTCAGCCACTTCTTTGGGAAAGACAGGCCTGTATTTCAAATAAGCCTTGGCGAGACTTTCGTTTTCGTATAAGGATTTCATTGTAACTGATGGAGTTTTGGATCTATTTGAAGTTTACTACTTAATGCAGATACTTTTAGATCAGTCAAATAGCAAAAATAACATATCGCGAAACAAATTGCTAACAGCAAAGTTTATTCTGTTTatatcaaagtaaaaaaataataatttgtttcaaattctGTTATCTCCAAAATACGTTAACCTATGCTTCATGTTTCTAAGCCTATATTTTGGGTTATATTTACGGTAATCCACTTTTTTTCTCTTATTGTACCTTCTAAGCTAGCTTTGctttattttgtgtaaatttctttttattcgGTTGTCAACTGATCAATTTCTTTTCGCTCTTTTCAAAGTATAGttacttttttaataattacaGCTATAAAGCTTCTGTTTTACAAGTAAAAATCACACAAGTGTTTTTAGTTCATCAGCTAATAAGCGATTTCATCAGCCTTCCCGTAAATCTAT belongs to Clavelina lepadiformis chromosome 6, kaClaLepa1.1, whole genome shotgun sequence and includes:
- the LOC143463249 gene encoding uncharacterized protein LOC143463249 produces the protein MQNLFLILFFGLGLFTVKASALDCFQCFYTYGSSSTDCIGPVSNSALLKSCAVGQDYCSTVSTTGSVGDTVVRGCSFYPAPYTCYTAGVIRSCSSTCKISGCNNEAIETHQQNPSTPGSSSLKCYQCTYSSKSGGTECYGPSINSNYLMNCPDAGQKYCLTITSNSDQSVVENTITRSCSSVLVLSGCATIEGVTSCTSTCNTDGCNNQNTIGVIDSDPEDGPLQCYQCQYFSGSSSDSSCKEKDVDEAHLLACPNNENYCTVMKVSGTVNGQQYEMISRGCSSQPLTSDCSTVSGLKTCYSSCSTDGCNGSDVFKVKIIAIIPLTMISTFLLVM
- the LOC143463255 gene encoding putative methyltransferase DDB_G0268948 is translated as MKSLYENESLAKAYLKYRPVFPKEVAEVIINYMKYQLKDGNLSSTFDLSVDVGCGNGQGSSMFAPYFKNVVGVDASECQIKLAKEQNQFENVEYLVGRAEELPFQKMSVDLVTAAMSAHWFDLPSFFEEVSRVLKPGGCMAIFGYWIQSIARVGDVETKQMSTAFEQSVRLLRDLGSVSDLDEKFYKKMDLELVNGYRDLFKEIPFSLKERVDHITIANTTTLSGICGFISSIMGLGDLKTKQQKLNEIFGDVIQIDVEKFDVVQAVTKNMMKIWNSNDANEKFEIVFNVYILLASPAND